The Xenorhabdus poinarii G6 nucleotide sequence TTGGAAAATCGTGATGATGATATTTCCAAATATGCTCCAGATAAAAATGTTTAAAATCACGGTAATGCGACATGTGAAAGCGGATCAGGATGGTCATCATTTCACTGGGATACATGTGACCTTGCCTGCGGCGTAGACGATGCCCCTTATTAAGACAAAACTGTTCCCATTGAGGAATGAAAAAACGACAAAAGTCATCGACATCGCAGAAAATTTCAACTAGTTTGTTCATTGCCTGTTCCTTCTTAGAGCGGTTTTTGGTGTGCACCAAAACTTTGCTCTTGGAACAGGCACTTCGCCAATTTTTTATCCAGAATTCGGGTTAATTAATACAGGATGAACACAATCATGGTGAAGATGTGGTATCGATTAATAAAAGGAGTTAATTCATCCTCACTTTTACTTGGGATATTGTTATTCTTCACCTCATTGCCATTTACCTCAAATGCTCAAGCTGCACGTTTAGCCATCGTCATTGATGACGTTGGCTATCGTATTAGCGAAGAAAATAAGATACTCCAAATGCCGGTTGCGGTTTCTATCGCAATCCTGCCCAATTCTCCGCACGGCAAAAAAATGGCAGAAAAAGCACATAAACAGGGACGGGAAATTTTGATCCACCTGCCAATGGCACCCCTCAGTAAGCAACCACTGGAAAAAAACACACTCCATCCCACCATGAGCAAGGAAGAAATTGCTCGTATTATTCAAGATGCAATACAGAAAGTTCCCTATGCTCTCGGGATGAATAATCATATGGGCAGTGCGATGACCTCTAATCTCAGTGGCATGGAAAAGGTCATGCAAGTGTTATCCGATCATCATCTCTATTTTCTGGACAGCGTAACCATTGGTAATACACAAGTGACCAAAGCAGCGAAAGGAACTTCAGTCCCGGTGCTCCGCCGCAATGTTTTTCTGGATAATATTCAAACCGAGGCAGAGACACTGCATCAACTTAACCGAGCCATCTCCCTTGCCCGCAAACAAGGTTCAGCCATTGCAATTGGACACCCGCACCCAACAACCCTGCGAGCCTTACAACAAGCACTTGCTATCTTACCCCGTGATATTGAATTGGTTGCACCCGGTATGTTACTTAGCCCCGTCCCGACAAACAAACATGATCAACAGACCGCACTCAAGTGTACCAAACGCCATGCATCGGAATCTGTCCCTGCGATTCAGTTGGATTATCTCAAGATGGCAAGCAAAGCATTAACCAACAATGTCATCGTGAATGCCTTAAGGCAGTACCTTCAAACGA carries:
- a CDS encoding divergent polysaccharide deacetylase family protein; the protein is MVKMWYRLIKGVNSSSLLLGILLFFTSLPFTSNAQAARLAIVIDDVGYRISEENKILQMPVAVSIAILPNSPHGKKMAEKAHKQGREILIHLPMAPLSKQPLEKNTLHPTMSKEEIARIIQDAIQKVPYALGMNNHMGSAMTSNLSGMEKVMQVLSDHHLYFLDSVTIGNTQVTKAAKGTSVPVLRRNVFLDNIQTEAETLHQLNRAISLARKQGSAIAIGHPHPTTLRALQQALAILPRDIELVAPGMLLSPVPTNKHDQQTALKCTKRHASESVPAIQLDYLKMASKALTNNVIVNALRQYLQTILGNAPKQKKGKTDAHKTKDACANFK